Proteins co-encoded in one Rhopalosiphum maidis isolate BTI-1 chromosome 2, ASM367621v3, whole genome shotgun sequence genomic window:
- the LOC113553829 gene encoding post-GPI attachment to proteins factor 3, which produces MTQYLFVFTILALTHVFGNCSLGDSFPSYRNCVVECSQKRCDKDGVRYKRSCCLVVLEVFKWKCSENCKYDCMWPMVEGLVERDWPVPQFHGKWPFKRLLGLQEPASVAFSLLNLFTNLIMFNRFKEQIRFTLPSCNIWSLYTLVSANCWFWSAVFHGRDTMFTELMDYISAYAMVLFAFYTIGHRILLYSNQIVKNTFMVICSLAFIYHSLYLLTTEYDYKYNMTTNLLVGAVTGTAMLIWAVLNRRRMGHGKYLIFYVLGMTLASLLELADFPPLLWTFDAHSLWHLATAPNAYFMYKFAIEDCKHQRRMLLK; this is translated from the exons atgacacaatatttatttgtgtttaccATTTTGGCGTTGACCCATGTGTTTGGAAATTGCTCTCTGGGAGATAGCTTCCCGTCTTACAGAAATTGTGTTGTAGAATGTTCACAGAAACGATGCGACAAGG ATGGAGTGAGATACAAGAGAAGCTGTTGTCTTGTGGTTTTAGAAGTTTTTAAGTGGAAATGTTCTGAAAACTGCAAATATGACTGCATGTGGCCGATGGTTGAAGGTTTGGTGGAACGTGATTGGCCAGTTCCACAGTTTCATGGAAAG tggccATTTAAAAGATTGCTTGGTTTACAAGAACCTGCATCTGTagcattttcattattaaatttatttacgaaTTTGATAATGTTCAACCGTTTCAAAGAGCAAATTCGCTTCACTTTACCATCATGTAATATATGGTCTCTGTACACattg gtatcAGCCAATTGTTGGTTTTGGTCAGCTGTGTTCCATGGTCGAGACACTATGTTTACTGAACTAATGGACTACATTAGTGCTTATGCTATGgttttatttgcattttataCGATTGGTCATCGAATTCTATTGTACAGTAATCAAATTGTGAAGAATACATTTATGGTCATTTGTTCTCTTGCATTTATCTATCATTCGTTATATCTACTTACTACAGAATATGATTACAAGTACAATATGACAACAAATCTTCTAGTtg gcgCTGTAACAGGCACAGCAATGCTAATATGGGCAGTGTTGAATCGTCGTAGAATGGGCCAtggtaaatatttgatattttatgtacttggCATGACTTTAGCTTCACTACTAGAGCTAGCAGATTTTCCACCACTTCTGTGGACATTTGATGCACATTCACTCTGGCATTTAGCAACAGCCCCGAACGCGTATTTCATGTACAA ATTTGCCATTGAAGACTGTAAACATCAGCGTCGAATGTTACTGAAATGA